In sulfur-oxidizing endosymbiont of Gigantopelta aegis, a single window of DNA contains:
- a CDS encoding HU family DNA-binding protein, whose protein sequence is MVAKKSVAKKPVAKKPVAKKSTTKKKAVAKKSVAKKSITKKAVAKKAKTTAIQNKMTKSQILTEIAENTDISKKDVSTVLAELDMLIERHIKKRACGEFLLPGLLKIVTVKKPAVKARKGINPFTGEEMMFKAKKATTVVKVRALKKLKEMAV, encoded by the coding sequence GTGGTTGCTAAAAAATCAGTCGCTAAAAAACCAGTGGCTAAAAAACCAGTGGCTAAGAAGTCTACCACCAAGAAGAAAGCCGTTGCAAAAAAATCAGTAGCCAAGAAATCTATCACTAAAAAAGCAGTCGCTAAAAAAGCAAAAACAACCGCTATTCAAAATAAAATGACCAAGTCTCAAATTCTGACTGAAATAGCAGAAAATACAGACATCAGTAAAAAAGATGTTTCAACAGTACTGGCTGAGTTAGACATGCTGATCGAACGTCATATCAAAAAACGTGCCTGTGGTGAATTCTTACTACCGGGTTTATTAAAAATCGTTACTGTCAAAAAGCCAGCCGTTAAAGCACGTAAAGGTATTAACCCTTTCACGGGTGAAGAAATGATGTTTAAAGCCAAAAAGGCCACTACTGTCGTTAAAGTACGTGCGCTTAAAAAGTTAAAAGAAATGGCTGTTTAG
- a CDS encoding DegQ family serine endoprotease: MVKKDMIHTKKNIFITGLSIFLISLILLNNLHALPTHDSQNKALPTLAPMLEKVTPAVVNISTKGPYLGQNSSLNPGHNQLPEFFNDPLFKRFFKFDTPKRLAPQQRPHALGSGVIVDAHKGYILTNNHVIDKASEILVTLKDGRKLIAELIGTDPQTDIALLKVKSDKLTAVKLSNSEQLRVGDFALAIGHPFGLDQTVTSGIVSGLGRSGLGIEGYEDFIQTDASINPGNSGGALVNLHGELIGINTAIFSRSGGNIGIGFAIPVNMAQSVMNQLIKHGSIQRGLLGVQVQDLTPELATAFGVKITHGAIVAQVIPNSAASHAGVKSGDIITGVNGSSIDNSSELRNYIGLRRPGEMANLKILRGKKIIQIKAIIGGGDDTTAANAQKLESKPAFSGQQLHPSLDGAQFAKSSKQQAGVEVLKVLKNSPAWQIGLRKDDLIIAINRMPIQSLQDLKKLASKKTSRAIALNIHRGNSALFIVLR; encoded by the coding sequence TTGGTTAAAAAAGATATGATTCATACAAAGAAAAACATCTTCATTACCGGCTTATCAATCTTCTTGATTAGCCTGATATTACTTAATAACTTACACGCTCTGCCCACTCATGATAGTCAAAATAAAGCCTTGCCGACTCTGGCACCGATGTTGGAAAAAGTGACTCCGGCGGTTGTTAATATCTCCACTAAAGGTCCCTACCTAGGGCAAAATTCCTCTCTTAATCCAGGACATAATCAACTGCCTGAATTTTTTAATGATCCTCTCTTTAAGCGTTTTTTTAAGTTTGACACACCGAAACGCCTGGCACCACAACAACGCCCCCATGCTTTAGGCTCTGGAGTAATCGTGGATGCCCATAAGGGTTATATTTTAACCAATAATCATGTCATTGATAAGGCCAGTGAAATTCTTGTCACTTTAAAAGATGGACGCAAACTCATTGCTGAACTGATTGGTACTGATCCACAAACGGATATTGCACTATTAAAGGTCAAAAGCGATAAATTAACCGCAGTCAAACTATCCAATTCTGAACAATTACGTGTCGGAGACTTTGCCCTGGCAATCGGCCATCCCTTTGGTTTGGATCAAACAGTTACCTCTGGCATTGTCAGTGGCTTGGGTCGCAGTGGTTTAGGCATTGAAGGTTATGAAGACTTTATTCAAACAGATGCCTCGATCAACCCCGGTAATTCTGGTGGCGCATTGGTCAACTTGCACGGTGAATTAATTGGCATTAATACCGCTATTTTTTCTCGCAGTGGCGGTAACATCGGAATCGGCTTTGCTATTCCCGTGAACATGGCTCAGTCGGTTATGAACCAACTGATTAAACATGGTTCAATACAGCGTGGTTTATTAGGTGTTCAGGTGCAGGATCTTACCCCGGAACTTGCCACAGCCTTTGGCGTTAAAATTACTCACGGGGCTATTGTTGCACAGGTTATTCCCAATTCAGCAGCCAGCCATGCCGGGGTCAAGTCCGGTGATATTATTACTGGCGTTAATGGCAGTAGCATTGATAATTCATCAGAGTTGCGTAACTATATTGGTTTAAGACGTCCAGGAGAAATGGCCAATCTAAAGATCTTACGGGGTAAAAAAATTATTCAGATCAAAGCTATTATAGGTGGTGGTGATGACACAACAGCAGCTAACGCACAAAAGCTAGAATCAAAGCCTGCTTTTAGTGGCCAGCAATTGCACCCCTCACTCGATGGCGCTCAGTTTGCTAAAAGCAGCAAACAACAAGCAGGCGTAGAAGTGCTAAAGGTGCTCAAAAACTCCCCTGCCTGGCAGATAGGGCTCAGAAAGGATGATTTAATTATTGCCATTAATCGTATGCCGATTCAGTCATTGCAAGATTTAAAAAAGCTGGCATCCAAGAAAACATCCCGGGCGATTGCGCTCAACATTCATCGGGGAAATTCAGCTTTGTTCATTGTTCTGAGATAG
- a CDS encoding CBS domain-containing protein, whose translation MPTNYQALEIKPLQVAATLCEPNYYPYDSITLEDPAGKAMTDLTKVSAITISPACSLDEVIDRMQKMKVKLLFVTDAKDRIIGLITYSDLQGERPIQFQQTNGVSRSEICVLDIMTSIDSIDAMEWNAVERARVGDIVSTMKKLNRQHALVLEHPDEDNYRIRGIFSTSLLSKLLGIEIESNEMAQTFAEFERILASKL comes from the coding sequence ATGCCTACTAACTATCAAGCGCTCGAAATAAAGCCATTACAAGTGGCGGCAACCCTCTGTGAACCCAATTATTATCCTTATGACAGTATCACTCTCGAAGACCCTGCGGGCAAAGCAATGACCGATCTAACGAAGGTCTCTGCAATAACCATATCCCCTGCCTGTAGTTTGGATGAAGTCATTGATCGTATGCAAAAAATGAAGGTTAAGTTATTATTCGTAACTGATGCAAAAGATCGCATTATAGGCCTCATTACTTATAGCGACTTACAAGGTGAAAGACCCATACAGTTTCAGCAAACAAACGGTGTGTCACGCAGTGAAATTTGTGTGCTCGACATTATGACCAGTATAGATTCCATTGACGCGATGGAGTGGAATGCGGTTGAGCGGGCACGGGTGGGTGATATTGTCAGCACCATGAAAAAACTAAATCGCCAACATGCGCTGGTACTTGAGCATCCTGACGAAGATAATTATCGGATTCGAGGTATTTTTTCCACCAGTTTACTCAGTAAACTTCTAGGAATAGAAATTGAAAGTAACGAAATGGCTCAGACTTTTGCAGAATTTGAGCGGATTTTAGCGAGTAAATTATAA
- a CDS encoding DnaJ C-terminal domain-containing protein → MSKKDYYKILDVNRNASDADIKKQYRRLARKFHPDVSKVKNSEAKFKEINEAYDVLKDKTKRDNYDRFGSADGNPFQGGGGFTPPPGGAGQSGFGGFGQGSFNDIFDNMFTNSGGGQFHGQEDTFTRQRRPQKGQNQNVVISVDLEDSYHGAERSLNVQIPGSHPSVATGTKKLKVKIPKGIKEGQKIRLGGQGGAGQIRGDLLLEVKFNRHKHFTVDGKNISLILPITPWEAALGTKLSIPTLGGIVEMKLAANTPGGKKLRLKGRGLPGKDAGDQFVILQIMTPEADSDEMKALYEKMQTLSEFNPREDF, encoded by the coding sequence ATGTCAAAAAAAGATTATTACAAAATACTCGATGTCAATCGCAATGCCAGCGATGCTGATATCAAAAAACAATATCGACGTCTGGCCAGAAAATTTCACCCTGATGTCAGTAAGGTAAAGAATTCGGAGGCCAAATTTAAAGAGATCAACGAAGCCTATGATGTGCTTAAAGACAAAACTAAGCGCGATAATTATGATCGCTTCGGTAGTGCCGATGGCAATCCTTTCCAGGGTGGCGGCGGTTTTACTCCTCCTCCCGGTGGTGCAGGCCAAAGCGGCTTTGGTGGTTTCGGACAAGGCAGTTTCAATGACATCTTTGATAATATGTTTACCAATTCAGGGGGTGGACAATTTCATGGTCAGGAAGATACGTTCACTCGCCAACGACGTCCACAGAAAGGGCAAAATCAAAATGTTGTCATTTCCGTTGATTTGGAAGACTCATACCATGGTGCTGAACGGTCTTTAAATGTCCAGATTCCGGGCAGTCATCCTTCGGTAGCAACAGGCACTAAGAAACTCAAAGTAAAAATCCCCAAGGGGATTAAAGAAGGACAAAAAATACGCCTTGGTGGTCAGGGTGGCGCAGGTCAGATTCGTGGTGATTTGTTACTGGAAGTAAAATTTAATCGCCATAAACATTTTACTGTTGATGGAAAAAATATCAGTCTGATACTCCCGATTACCCCTTGGGAAGCCGCATTAGGTACTAAACTATCGATTCCTACCCTAGGAGGTATAGTTGAAATGAAATTGGCAGCTAATACCCCCGGTGGCAAAAAGCTGCGTTTAAAAGGTCGAGGCTTACCGGGTAAAGATGCAGGGGATCAATTTGTTATCTTACAGATTATGACACCTGAAGCTGATAGTGATGAGATGAAAGCACTTTATGAGAAAATGCAAACACTCAGTGAATTTAATCCTCGTGAGGATTTTTAA
- a CDS encoding CopD family protein → MTYSLAFTLHLLSAVIWVGGMFFAHMILRPSAVEQLEPPQRLPLWVAVFGRFFFWVWIAVGTILITGYWMIFDVFGGLAGLKALYIQTMHGIGLIMTAIYAYIYFVPYQQLKIAVANKEYPVGGALMNKIRQLVTTNLILGLITIAIASGGKYINL, encoded by the coding sequence ATGACTTACTCGCTAGCATTTACTCTGCATTTACTTTCCGCTGTTATTTGGGTGGGTGGAATGTTTTTCGCACACATGATTCTGCGCCCTTCTGCCGTTGAACAATTAGAGCCACCACAGCGTTTACCTCTTTGGGTTGCAGTGTTCGGACGGTTTTTCTTTTGGGTTTGGATTGCCGTAGGGACGATTTTAATCACTGGATACTGGATGATTTTTGATGTCTTTGGTGGTTTAGCGGGTTTAAAAGCACTCTATATACAGACTATGCATGGCATCGGCCTGATCATGACCGCCATTTATGCCTATATCTATTTTGTCCCTTATCAGCAGCTAAAAATAGCCGTAGCCAATAAAGAATATCCTGTCGGCGGTGCCTTGATGAATAAAATTCGCCAACTAGTGACAACCAATCTTATTTTAGGCTTGATTACCATCGCGATTGCCAGTGGTGGGAAATATATTAATTTGTAA
- the rpe gene encoding ribulose-phosphate 3-epimerase, with protein sequence MAKSLIAPSILSADFARLGEECVNVLDSGADVIHFDVMDNHYVPVLTIGPMICEALRNHGIKQEIDVHLMVKPVDQIIPEFAKAGASYITFHPEASEHIDRSLSLIRESGCKSGLVFNPATPLSILKHVMDKVDVILLMSVNPGFGGQSFIPETLNKLREARKLIDESGYDIRLEIDGGVKINNIAEIAEAGADMFVAGSAIFNTDDYKATIDQMRAELAKVGK encoded by the coding sequence ATGGCAAAGTCTTTAATTGCACCATCTATTTTATCTGCTGATTTCGCCCGTTTAGGTGAAGAATGCGTCAATGTTCTGGACAGCGGAGCTGATGTTATCCACTTTGATGTCATGGACAACCATTATGTGCCAGTATTAACAATTGGTCCTATGATTTGTGAAGCCCTGAGAAATCACGGCATTAAACAAGAAATTGATGTTCATTTGATGGTCAAGCCCGTTGATCAAATTATTCCTGAATTTGCTAAAGCCGGTGCGAGTTATATTACTTTTCACCCTGAAGCGTCCGAGCATATCGATCGTAGTTTGTCTCTGATCCGTGAATCAGGTTGTAAATCGGGTTTAGTGTTTAACCCTGCAACGCCTTTATCAATATTAAAGCATGTGATGGATAAGGTTGATGTGATTTTATTGATGTCAGTTAATCCTGGTTTTGGCGGTCAGAGCTTTATTCCTGAAACACTGAACAAGCTACGTGAAGCGCGTAAGCTGATTGACGAGAGTGGTTATGACATTCGTTTAGAAATTGATGGTGGTGTTAAAATCAATAACATTGCTGAAATTGCTGAAGCCGGTGCGGATATGTTTGTTGCAGGTTCTGCAATTTTCAATACCGATGACTACAAAGCAACCATCGATCAAATGCGTGCTGAATTGGCGAAAGTGGGTAAGTAG
- a CDS encoding secondary thiamine-phosphate synthase enzyme YjbQ — translation MIESIKIGVSGQGLHNITESIDRVIHHANIIEGLCTVFVQHTSASLIIQENADPSARHDLENWLNRLVIENDPLYTHTFEGADDMPAHIKSAITATSIAIPVMQNKMALGTWQGLYLWEHRKHSGQRTIIIHINN, via the coding sequence GTGATTGAATCGATAAAAATAGGGGTTTCAGGACAGGGTTTGCATAATATAACAGAGTCTATTGATCGCGTTATTCATCATGCAAATATCATTGAAGGTTTATGTACTGTGTTTGTGCAACATACATCCGCCAGTTTAATTATTCAGGAAAATGCCGATCCATCTGCCCGACATGATTTAGAAAACTGGTTAAACCGTTTAGTGATAGAAAACGATCCACTTTATACTCATACCTTTGAAGGCGCAGACGATATGCCAGCACATATCAAATCAGCAATTACGGCAACATCAATTGCGATACCCGTAATGCAAAATAAAATGGCACTGGGTACATGGCAAGGTTTATATTTATGGGAACATCGCAAGCATAGTGGCCAAAGAACTATAATTATTCATATCAATAATTAA
- a CDS encoding ExeA family protein, protein MYLDYFSLNKEPFSLTPDTRFFLDSGPFKNALETLMVAVDNGEGFIKITGEVGTGKTLLCRKFLNSVSGDIVTSYIPNPNISPKILLLALAKELGVKSAVGVNEYSLHQLITAKLITYYNANKKVILCIDEAQAMPDETLESLRLLTNMETERSKLIQVVLFGQPELDEKLALRHLRQLRQRVSFSFKLERLNKDVMINYITHRLVMAGFSSSELFHQSALNLLYRYSRGIPRLINILVHKALILCYGKGQRQISKAIMKQAIADTEDAYIEKKQRHYYQRVIPGGLALAGAMAIGYRMLS, encoded by the coding sequence ATGTATCTGGATTATTTTAGTCTCAATAAAGAACCTTTTTCCCTGACACCGGATACGCGTTTCTTTCTGGACTCTGGCCCCTTTAAAAATGCTTTGGAAACCCTGATGGTCGCGGTGGATAATGGCGAGGGATTTATCAAGATAACGGGTGAAGTGGGTACCGGAAAAACCCTCTTATGTCGAAAATTCCTCAATAGTGTCTCTGGTGATATTGTCACGAGTTATATTCCTAATCCCAACATTTCACCTAAAATATTATTGCTCGCCTTAGCCAAAGAACTGGGCGTTAAATCAGCCGTTGGGGTCAATGAATATTCTTTACACCAACTGATAACAGCAAAACTCATTACCTACTACAATGCGAATAAAAAAGTAATTCTTTGTATTGATGAGGCGCAGGCAATGCCGGATGAAACCTTGGAGTCTTTAAGATTATTGACCAATATGGAAACCGAGCGAAGCAAATTAATACAGGTGGTCTTATTTGGTCAGCCGGAGTTAGATGAAAAACTAGCCCTGCGCCATCTGAGGCAATTAAGGCAACGGGTGAGTTTCTCGTTTAAGCTGGAACGCTTAAATAAAGACGTCATGATCAATTACATCACTCATCGATTGGTAATGGCCGGCTTTAGTAGTAGTGAATTATTTCATCAATCCGCTCTGAATTTGTTGTACCGTTATAGTCGTGGTATTCCTAGACTGATTAATATACTGGTGCATAAGGCGCTTATCCTGTGTTACGGGAAAGGACAGCGGCAAATAAGCAAGGCCATTATGAAACAGGCGATTGCAGATACGGAAGATGCCTATATTGAAAAAAAACAGCGCCATTATTATCAGCGTGTTATTCCCGGTGGTCTGGCCTTAGCGGGTGCGATGGCAATTGGTTATAGGATGTTGTCATGA
- a CDS encoding phosphoglycolate phosphatase has protein sequence MIKKPKMVLIDVDGTLVDSVPDLAFCVDEMLKAVDMPPHGEAEVRHWVGNGVERLVRRALIGQLDGEPDEALFAQAYPLFMELYKENTSKRSCLYPGVKEGIDYLQAAGYKLGCVTNKAEAFTHPLLKDLGLFDYFESIVSGDSLDKKKPDPLPLLYSAEKLGVAAEDSLMLGDSISDVKAARAAGFQIICMSYGYNHGVDIRESNPDAVIDSMLELKSLI, from the coding sequence ATGATTAAAAAGCCAAAAATGGTATTAATCGATGTGGACGGTACACTGGTGGACAGTGTGCCGGACTTGGCTTTCTGCGTTGATGAAATGCTTAAAGCTGTCGATATGCCCCCCCATGGTGAAGCCGAAGTGCGTCACTGGGTGGGCAATGGGGTTGAACGTCTGGTGCGTCGTGCCTTGATTGGGCAATTAGATGGTGAGCCGGATGAGGCTTTATTTGCACAGGCTTATCCACTTTTTATGGAACTGTACAAGGAAAACACCTCTAAGCGTAGCTGTTTGTATCCCGGCGTTAAAGAAGGCATTGACTATCTTCAGGCCGCTGGCTATAAACTGGGCTGTGTGACGAACAAGGCAGAAGCTTTTACCCATCCTTTATTAAAAGATTTAGGTTTGTTTGACTATTTTGAGTCTATTGTCAGTGGTGATTCACTGGATAAGAAAAAGCCTGATCCGCTGCCATTATTGTATTCAGCTGAAAAACTCGGTGTTGCAGCTGAAGATTCTTTGATGCTAGGTGATTCAATCAGTGATGTGAAAGCAGCACGCGCAGCCGGTTTTCAGATTATCTGCATGAGCTATGGTTATAACCATGGTGTTGATATCCGTGAATCGAATCCTGATGCTGTTATTGACTCGATGCTTGAGTTAAAATCACTGATATAA
- a CDS encoding DUF3530 family protein: MIISNFSAFIPRLAPAKKEFLCLIGLLVFVSFDIQAMNIDSEKRWAEQLRDNIVIGEPLDLPLNSGSEKTFFSIFTQYETSKPKGAIILMHGSGAHPDWGDIIHPLRVELPDKGWSTLSIQMPLEDPEQKDPASRKKVIDASVARIEAAIQYLKAKQYQKVVFIAHSFGTLMALNLLQQKPDAANADKTPLVSAAIIIGTPSFGTEIPHSSPKMIEKIKIPLLDMYGSLDLDSVMRSAKARKTAAKKMHHKHSRQVETIGANHFYNGLDDELVSYVNNWLNKVFYP; this comes from the coding sequence ATGATTATTTCGAATTTTTCAGCATTTATTCCGCGATTAGCACCAGCCAAAAAGGAATTTTTATGTCTAATAGGCTTGCTGGTCTTTGTCTCCTTTGATATTCAGGCCATGAATATCGACAGTGAAAAACGTTGGGCAGAGCAATTACGCGATAATATCGTCATTGGCGAACCCTTGGACTTGCCTTTGAACAGTGGGTCGGAAAAAACATTTTTCAGTATTTTTACTCAATATGAAACCAGTAAGCCAAAGGGTGCGATTATCTTGATGCATGGTAGCGGAGCACATCCTGATTGGGGCGATATCATCCACCCTCTAAGAGTCGAGCTACCCGACAAGGGCTGGTCAACTCTCTCTATTCAAATGCCCTTGGAAGATCCGGAACAAAAAGACCCCGCAAGCCGAAAAAAAGTGATTGATGCATCAGTGGCTAGAATAGAAGCCGCCATTCAATATCTTAAAGCTAAGCAATATCAGAAAGTCGTTTTTATTGCCCATAGTTTTGGCACTTTAATGGCGCTTAATTTATTACAACAAAAGCCCGATGCTGCTAATGCCGATAAAACACCCTTGGTCAGTGCTGCGATTATCATTGGCACTCCCTCTTTCGGCACAGAAATACCACATAGTAGCCCCAAAATGATTGAGAAAATAAAAATTCCCCTATTAGATATGTATGGCAGCCTGGATCTTGATTCCGTTATGCGCTCTGCCAAGGCACGTAAAACAGCAGCGAAAAAAATGCATCATAAGCATTCCCGTCAAGTAGAGACGATTGGCGCCAATCACTTTTATAATGGCCTGGATGATGAGTTGGTGAGTTATGTTAACAATTGGTTAAACAAAGTATTTTACCCCTAG
- a CDS encoding histidine triad nucleotide-binding protein — MTQSNCLFCQIAQYKIPAKIAYEDEHIIAFHDISPQAPIHILIIPKQHIATINDFSERESDLLGKMILVAKKLAHELGVADDGYRLNMNCNQQGGQTVFHTHLHLLAGRQFAWPPG, encoded by the coding sequence ATGACTCAATCAAACTGCCTTTTCTGCCAAATTGCCCAGTATAAAATTCCTGCAAAAATAGCCTATGAAGATGAGCACATCATTGCCTTTCATGACATCTCACCACAAGCACCCATTCATATTCTTATTATACCTAAACAACACATTGCAACGATCAATGATTTTAGTGAGCGGGAATCTGACTTGCTCGGTAAAATGATTTTGGTGGCAAAAAAACTAGCTCATGAACTCGGTGTCGCCGATGATGGTTATCGTTTAAATATGAATTGTAACCAACAGGGTGGTCAGACAGTCTTTCATACGCATTTACATTTATTAGCAGGCAGACAATTTGCCTGGCCTCCCGGTTAA
- a CDS encoding cephalosporin hydroxylase family protein has protein sequence MDPVSDFKKEVKDNICGLSKDEDFKKQSLAWNIASADHHYTYNFKSLGRPIIQFPQDVMALHEIIWQVKPDLIIETGIAHGGSLVSNASVLALLEYAEAQQNSLMIDPSKPKRKVLGIDIDIRKHNRQALESHPLFPHIDLIEGSSIEQTIIDKVIAYSKNFTRILVCLDSNHTHEHVLSELQAYAPLVSMGSYCVVSDTIVE, from the coding sequence ATGGATCCAGTCAGTGATTTTAAAAAAGAAGTTAAAGATAATATCTGTGGCTTATCTAAGGATGAAGATTTTAAAAAACAGTCTCTTGCATGGAATATTGCTTCAGCCGATCATCATTACACCTATAATTTTAAATCGCTTGGGCGTCCTATTATTCAATTTCCCCAAGATGTAATGGCGCTGCATGAAATTATTTGGCAAGTGAAGCCCGATTTAATTATTGAGACAGGTATTGCACATGGTGGTTCATTAGTCTCTAATGCATCCGTGTTAGCCTTGTTAGAATACGCTGAAGCACAACAAAACTCGTTAATGATTGACCCATCTAAGCCTAAACGAAAAGTTTTAGGTATTGATATTGATATTCGAAAACATAATCGTCAGGCATTAGAATCACACCCCTTGTTTCCCCATATCGATCTGATAGAAGGATCCAGTATTGAACAAACAATTATTGATAAAGTAATAGCCTATAGCAAAAATTTTACCAGAATACTTGTTTGTCTTGATTCGAACCATACACATGAACATGTACTGAGTGAATTACAGGCCTATGCACCACTAGTTTCTATGGGGAGTTATTGTGTGGTTTCTGATACCATTGTTGAGAT
- a CDS encoding tetratricopeptide repeat protein, whose translation MSVINQMLRDLEQRKATEAVDSHYIDEVNIVAKKQFNLSWIVLSGVLLIAIIMFFLLSEKNVSETQQAKNLQILPTEISEIVTEVEASAISSRTVPSVPILKTMAKTKPVQIRLTDSGLNVPENKTKEVLEETATEKELPVIKAQKTAITIAYKQPSVKTKVILKSEPTKKKVQKKSIVSANIAMNAKVISSSPPSVRVKSVAQKKTREQVIHQARQVMAADQSAAIKILEKNITTVSPDANYYSLLANLQQRRHQYDESIIYYRKALDVADFDQVNKGELWIGIALAYRGTGEENNAMQAFKQAIRSENISSELRQYASQQIRIY comes from the coding sequence ATGAGTGTGATTAACCAAATGCTGCGCGATTTAGAGCAGCGTAAAGCCACTGAAGCTGTAGATAGTCATTATATTGATGAAGTCAATATTGTGGCAAAAAAGCAATTTAATTTATCTTGGATTGTCCTCAGTGGTGTTTTACTTATTGCCATTATCATGTTTTTCTTGTTGTCAGAAAAAAATGTGAGTGAGACTCAGCAAGCAAAAAATTTGCAAATCTTACCCACTGAAATATCAGAAATAGTGACTGAAGTGGAAGCTAGTGCCATTTCTTCTCGTACCGTACCTTCTGTGCCTATACTTAAGACGATGGCTAAGACTAAACCCGTTCAAATAAGGCTTACCGACTCCGGTTTAAATGTGCCAGAAAACAAGACGAAAGAGGTATTGGAAGAAACTGCAACAGAAAAAGAATTACCGGTAATTAAAGCTCAAAAAACAGCTATCACTATTGCCTATAAACAACCATCAGTGAAAACTAAAGTTATATTAAAGTCCGAGCCAACAAAGAAAAAAGTGCAAAAGAAAAGTATTGTCTCAGCTAATATCGCAATGAATGCTAAAGTGATATCCTCGTCGCCTCCCTCGGTCAGAGTGAAATCTGTTGCGCAGAAAAAAACCAGAGAACAAGTGATCCATCAGGCTAGACAAGTCATGGCAGCCGATCAAAGTGCCGCCATTAAAATATTGGAAAAAAATATAACAACGGTTTCACCGGATGCCAATTATTATTCCTTGCTTGCTAATCTTCAACAACGTCGGCATCAGTATGATGAATCCATCATTTATTATCGTAAGGCTCTTGATGTGGCTGATTTTGACCAGGTTAACAAGGGTGAGCTATGGATAGGCATCGCTTTGGCTTATCGTGGCACAGGTGAAGAAAATAATGCCATGCAAGCCTTTAAGCAAGCTATTCGCAGTGAGAATATCAGCTCGGAACTAAGGCAATATGCTAGCCAGCAAATTCGTATTTATTGA
- the djlA gene encoding co-chaperone DjlA codes for MSWWGKFLGGAVGFTMGGPLGLLIGGVIGHKLVDKPLQAGMDDNNELTQAAFFSATFSIMGHIAKADGHVTKDEIAMAKQIMDHMKLDAEQKKAAIALFNQGKQADFDLDGVLFQFKQVAHRRTTLLQMFMEIQLHAAFADGKMDEAEQLIINKVAQRLGFTNRHIEQLSALVRSNLGLGGNRYYYNQGDENKSHSELVKEAYEMLGVSAASSDAEVKKAYRRLMNQHHPDKLVSKGLPEEMIQMATEKTQQIKAAYEMVKEVRKK; via the coding sequence ATGAGTTGGTGGGGTAAGTTTTTAGGCGGTGCGGTGGGTTTTACCATGGGCGGACCACTGGGATTATTAATTGGTGGTGTGATTGGCCACAAATTAGTGGATAAGCCTTTACAGGCAGGCATGGATGATAATAATGAATTAACTCAGGCGGCTTTTTTCTCGGCTACTTTTTCCATTATGGGTCATATTGCCAAGGCTGATGGTCATGTCACGAAAGACGAAATTGCCATGGCAAAGCAGATCATGGATCACATGAAGCTGGATGCAGAACAAAAGAAAGCCGCGATTGCTTTGTTTAATCAAGGTAAACAGGCTGATTTTGATCTGGATGGGGTGTTATTTCAGTTTAAACAAGTGGCGCATCGACGCACGACCTTGTTGCAAATGTTTATGGAAATACAGCTTCATGCTGCTTTTGCCGATGGTAAAATGGATGAGGCTGAGCAATTAATCATTAATAAAGTTGCTCAGCGCTTAGGCTTTACCAACAGACATATTGAACAATTAAGTGCTCTGGTTCGTTCCAATCTGGGCCTAGGCGGCAATCGCTATTACTATAATCAAGGCGACGAGAATAAAAGCCATAGTGAATTAGTCAAAGAAGCCTACGAAATGTTAGGTGTATCTGCTGCTTCCAGTGATGCGGAAGTCAAAAAGGCCTATCGTCGTTTGATGAACCAGCATCATCCGGATAAACTGGTTTCTAAGGGCTTGCCTGAGGAGATGATACAGATGGCGACAGAGAAGACGCAGCAGATTAAGGCGGCTTATGAAATGGTTAAAGAAGTGCGTAAGAAATAA